One segment of Arthrobacter sp. MMS18-M83 DNA contains the following:
- a CDS encoding ABC transporter substrate-binding protein: MFDLSHAAPRAAKLTALGIGVALLATACGGSSTPSSTGSSSAAPAGVSCPAPSAGAGAGASQTATTTGPVPPSTTTSAAPLKIGSLLPTTGSLAFLGPPEIAGVNLAIKQINDAGGVLGHPVEVIHRDSGDTKTDIATQSTTALLGQGVSAIVGAASSGVSKTVINQITGAGVIQFSPANTSPDFSTWDDKGLYWRTAPSDVLQGKVLGNYMASCGAQTLGMIVLNDAYGTGLQKNVKSAFEAAGGKVVAEELFNEGDSQFSSQVDKVIAAKPDAIALISFDQAKSIVPLLTGKGVKPTQLFMVDGNTSDYSKDFKPGTMTGAQGTIPGTFAKDDFKKQLLAIDPSLKDYSYAGESWDAVNLIALATEEAKSTKGVDIAKHLQDVSKDGVKCYDFPSCVTLLRQGKDIDYDGKSGPVTFAANGDPTEAYIGIYKYQDDNTYKPVREEFGKL, encoded by the coding sequence ATGTTTGATCTTTCCCATGCGGCGCCCCGTGCGGCCAAGCTCACCGCGCTTGGCATCGGCGTCGCTCTTCTAGCCACGGCCTGTGGTGGATCATCCACACCGAGCTCCACTGGAAGCAGCTCCGCCGCGCCTGCAGGCGTCTCTTGTCCCGCACCCAGTGCGGGAGCAGGCGCTGGCGCAAGCCAGACCGCAACCACTACCGGTCCCGTGCCTCCCTCGACCACCACTTCCGCAGCGCCATTGAAGATCGGTTCGCTTCTGCCTACGACCGGCTCACTGGCCTTCCTCGGCCCGCCCGAAATCGCTGGCGTGAACCTTGCCATCAAGCAGATCAATGACGCAGGCGGGGTCCTCGGCCACCCGGTCGAGGTGATCCACCGTGATTCCGGTGACACGAAGACAGATATCGCTACCCAATCGACCACGGCCCTTCTCGGCCAGGGAGTCAGCGCTATCGTCGGTGCAGCGTCTTCGGGCGTTTCCAAGACCGTGATCAACCAGATCACTGGCGCTGGCGTCATCCAGTTCTCCCCGGCCAACACCTCGCCGGACTTCAGTACCTGGGACGACAAGGGCCTCTACTGGCGCACCGCCCCCTCTGACGTCCTACAGGGCAAGGTCCTCGGAAACTACATGGCATCCTGCGGTGCCCAGACCCTGGGCATGATCGTCTTGAACGACGCCTATGGTACTGGCCTGCAGAAGAACGTGAAGTCCGCGTTCGAAGCGGCCGGTGGAAAGGTTGTTGCGGAGGAACTCTTCAATGAAGGCGACTCCCAGTTCAGCAGCCAGGTGGACAAGGTAATTGCAGCCAAGCCGGACGCGATCGCCCTGATTTCCTTCGACCAGGCCAAGAGCATCGTTCCCCTCCTGACAGGCAAGGGCGTCAAGCCAACGCAGTTGTTCATGGTTGACGGCAACACCTCCGACTACAGCAAGGACTTCAAGCCAGGCACGATGACCGGAGCCCAGGGCACCATCCCGGGCACCTTCGCGAAGGATGACTTCAAGAAGCAGCTCCTGGCCATTGACCCGAGCCTGAAGGACTACAGCTACGCGGGTGAATCCTGGGACGCTGTCAACCTGATCGCCCTGGCAACGGAAGAAGCGAAGAGCACGAAGGGCGTGGACATTGCCAAGCACCTCCAGGACGTCTCCAAGGACGGCGTGAAGTGCTATGACTTCCCAAGCTGCGTGACGTTGCTTCGCCAAGGCAAGGACATCGACTACGACGGCAAGTCTGGTCCCGTGACCTTTGCTGCCAACGGCGACCCGACCGAGGCCTACATCGGTATCTACAAGTACCAGGACGACAACACCTACAAGCCGGTCCGCGAAGAATTCGGCAAGCTCTAA
- a CDS encoding Ppx/GppA phosphatase family protein, which translates to MSRVAAIDCGTNSIRLLIADASGADAGSPLRDIVREMRVVRLGQGVDATGELAPEALERTFAATGDYAELIRHHGVGSVRFVATSASRDARNRDVFVDGIRDLLGVEPEVISGDEEAALSFAGASSVLPSRGKDPLLVVDLGGGSTEFVLGDSDGVIAAKSVDIGCVRLTERHLRNDPPTPEQIAAAEADVDAAIDLAGRTVPLGRATAVVGVAGSITTITAHALGLSEYDPALIHGASLDLETISDAATSLLEMSREERARLPYMHPGRVDVIGAGALVWRRILQRLAELGDGSISVATSSEHDILDGIALSIR; encoded by the coding sequence ATGAGCCGCGTAGCCGCCATCGATTGTGGCACTAATTCGATTCGCCTCCTCATCGCGGACGCCAGCGGTGCCGATGCGGGGTCTCCGCTGCGCGACATTGTCCGCGAGATGCGCGTGGTTCGCCTCGGTCAAGGAGTGGACGCCACCGGCGAACTTGCCCCTGAGGCGCTCGAACGCACCTTTGCGGCAACGGGCGACTACGCCGAACTGATCCGCCATCACGGTGTAGGGAGTGTCCGCTTCGTGGCGACATCCGCCAGCCGCGACGCTCGCAACCGGGACGTCTTCGTTGACGGCATACGGGACCTGCTGGGGGTCGAACCCGAGGTCATCTCAGGCGATGAAGAAGCCGCCCTGTCCTTCGCCGGGGCAAGCAGCGTGCTTCCTTCGCGTGGCAAGGATCCGCTGCTCGTCGTGGACCTCGGCGGTGGAAGCACCGAGTTCGTCCTTGGAGACTCCGATGGCGTCATTGCCGCCAAATCCGTTGATATCGGCTGCGTGCGGCTGACCGAACGCCACCTCCGCAACGACCCCCCGACGCCGGAGCAGATCGCCGCCGCGGAAGCCGATGTCGACGCAGCCATTGACCTCGCCGGCCGAACGGTCCCGCTGGGCCGGGCCACCGCCGTCGTGGGTGTTGCGGGTTCCATCACCACCATCACGGCACACGCCCTGGGCCTGAGCGAGTACGATCCCGCACTGATCCACGGCGCCAGCCTGGATCTGGAGACCATCAGCGACGCCGCCACGAGCCTGCTGGAAATGAGCCGCGAAGAGCGGGCCCGGCTGCCCTACATGCACCCCGGGCGTGTCGACGTCATCGGAGCCGGAGCACTCGTATGGCGCCGCATACTCCAGCGCCTGGCTGAGCTCGGGGATGGATCCATCAGCGTGGCCACCTCCAGCGAGCATGACATCCTCGACGGCATCGCGCTGAGTATTCGCTGA
- a CDS encoding DedA family protein, producing the protein MQAINDFILAAAGQPWVLLLVFACCVIDGFFPPIPSESVVVGLAAVAATAGVPNAWLLILVGALGAFSGDNIAYLIGRQIGVRRWRWMRSQRMQGAFRWAGRELRRRAASLIMVARFIPIGRVAVNLTAGATRFSHGTFVALTAMSAVLWASYSVAIGLFFGQWFEHNHLLGAIIAIVAAVILGIIVDRVISAVRGSTPSPEEVEAVEDAGETEEEPVT; encoded by the coding sequence GTGCAAGCAATCAACGACTTCATCCTCGCCGCCGCAGGGCAGCCCTGGGTCCTGCTTCTGGTCTTTGCCTGCTGCGTGATCGATGGTTTCTTTCCGCCCATTCCCAGCGAGTCGGTAGTGGTTGGATTGGCTGCCGTCGCCGCAACTGCCGGAGTGCCCAACGCGTGGTTGCTGATTCTGGTGGGCGCGCTGGGGGCTTTCTCCGGCGACAACATCGCCTACTTGATCGGCCGCCAAATAGGTGTTCGCCGCTGGCGGTGGATGCGTTCCCAAAGGATGCAGGGCGCCTTCCGTTGGGCTGGACGGGAACTTCGACGTCGGGCCGCGTCGCTGATCATGGTGGCCCGGTTCATCCCCATCGGCCGTGTGGCGGTCAACCTCACCGCCGGAGCCACGCGCTTCTCGCACGGCACGTTTGTGGCGCTTACAGCCATGTCTGCCGTTCTGTGGGCCAGCTACTCGGTGGCGATCGGTTTGTTCTTCGGGCAGTGGTTCGAACACAACCACTTGCTTGGGGCGATCATCGCGATCGTCGCGGCAGTCATCCTCGGAATCATCGTGGACCGCGTCATCAGCGCGGTTCGCGGCTCCACGCCCTCTCCAGAAGAGGTCGAGGCGGTCGAAGATGCGGGGGAGACCGAAGAGGAACCCGTCACCTAG
- a CDS encoding NAD(P)/FAD-dependent oxidoreductase, with product MATTPELIDRPRVLVVGGGYVGLYVALKLQKKIANAGGIVTVVDPLPYMTYQPFLPEVAGGNIEARHAVVSHRQHLKQTELIQGRVTSIDHQNRTAVVAPADGGEPFEIPYFDVVVAAGAITRTFPIKGLADEGIGLKTIEEAVALRNKVLERIEVASTMTDPAERAKALTFVVVGGGFAGIECITEMEDLARAAVKNNSRIRQEEIRFVLVEAMGRIMPEVTAAQAEWVVEHLRSRGIEVLLNTSLDNAEGSLKLINLPDKTPAQEFEADTLVWTAGVQANPMIRSTDFPLEPRGRVRVLPDLRIAGDEGIIDNAWAAGDIAAVPDLTGSGLPDGTCVPNAQHALRQAKRLAKNLWASRWDKPMGDYKHKNLGAVAGFGEWKGVANINLLGRIGLKGGLAWLAHRGYHGLAIPTGERKVRVIFNWLLGMIMGRDTTQLMDLDNPRGAFVSAATPAPKPAAAPAPAPAAEPAEAKAPVTADAK from the coding sequence ATGGCAACCACCCCTGAGCTCATTGACCGTCCCCGTGTTCTCGTTGTCGGCGGCGGATACGTCGGCCTGTACGTAGCACTCAAGCTGCAGAAGAAGATCGCGAATGCCGGCGGAATCGTTACCGTCGTTGATCCGCTTCCCTACATGACCTACCAGCCCTTCCTCCCTGAAGTGGCCGGCGGAAACATCGAGGCACGCCACGCCGTCGTCTCCCACCGCCAGCACCTCAAGCAGACGGAACTCATCCAGGGCCGCGTCACCAGCATCGACCACCAGAACCGGACCGCAGTTGTTGCCCCGGCTGACGGTGGCGAGCCTTTCGAGATTCCTTACTTCGACGTCGTGGTTGCCGCCGGCGCCATCACCCGCACCTTCCCGATCAAGGGCCTCGCCGATGAAGGCATCGGCCTGAAGACCATCGAAGAAGCAGTAGCGCTACGCAACAAGGTCCTCGAGCGCATCGAGGTCGCCTCCACCATGACGGACCCGGCTGAGCGAGCCAAGGCCCTGACCTTCGTGGTTGTGGGTGGCGGCTTCGCCGGTATCGAGTGCATCACCGAGATGGAAGACCTCGCCCGCGCCGCCGTCAAGAACAACTCCCGCATCCGCCAGGAAGAAATCCGCTTCGTTCTCGTCGAAGCCATGGGCCGCATCATGCCCGAGGTCACCGCTGCCCAGGCCGAATGGGTAGTTGAACACCTGCGCAGCCGCGGCATCGAGGTCCTGCTCAACACCTCCCTCGACAACGCCGAGGGTAGCCTGAAGCTCATCAACCTGCCGGACAAGACTCCCGCCCAGGAATTCGAAGCCGACACCCTCGTGTGGACGGCAGGTGTGCAGGCCAACCCGATGATCCGTTCCACCGACTTCCCGCTGGAGCCCCGCGGACGAGTCCGTGTTCTGCCGGACCTCCGCATCGCGGGCGACGAAGGCATCATCGACAACGCCTGGGCCGCCGGCGACATCGCCGCCGTCCCGGACCTCACTGGCAGCGGCCTGCCGGACGGTACCTGCGTTCCGAACGCCCAGCACGCACTCCGCCAGGCCAAGCGCCTCGCCAAGAACTTGTGGGCCTCCCGCTGGGACAAACCCATGGGCGATTACAAGCACAAGAACCTCGGTGCGGTTGCCGGTTTCGGCGAATGGAAGGGCGTTGCCAACATCAACCTCCTGGGCCGGATCGGCCTCAAGGGCGGTCTCGCCTGGCTGGCCCACCGCGGCTACCACGGCTTGGCCATCCCCACCGGTGAGCGCAAGGTCCGTGTCATCTTCAACTGGCTCCTGGGCATGATCATGGGACGCGACACCACCCAGCTGATGGACCTCGACAACCCGCGCGGCGCGTTCGTGTCCGCAGCGACCCCGGCCCCCAAGCCGGCTGCTGCGCCGGCTCCCGCTCCGGCTGCTGAGCCAGCCGAGGCCAAGGCCCCGGTTACGGCTGACGCCAAGTAG
- a CDS encoding N-acetyltransferase, whose amino-acid sequence MAGESDLTTLLTSMHPVVRDGDYVYALWPHGKPLEGNIEAAVREAEGLTVVVRREEAERLGLSYDFEAAWITLQIHSALDAVGLTAAVSSALTAAGISCNVLAGFHHDHLLVPSAERGHAMEVLQRLSQGLVLRTEMPADREEILELTASAFSISPVTGLPVGGIPAEVKLLRELFDCDGYLPEFSIVAEIGGEIVGHIISTRAWLGNLELLGLGPISVQPHLQRRGIGSALLKETARRAEDAGEPGIALLGSADFYPRFGYLPASQLGVTAPDPVWGDHFQLLPLTTWPDGVSGTFRYAEPFEALQGRRTPGL is encoded by the coding sequence ATGGCTGGCGAAAGCGATCTGACAACCCTTCTGACATCCATGCACCCTGTGGTTCGCGACGGCGACTATGTGTACGCGTTGTGGCCACATGGCAAACCGCTTGAGGGCAACATCGAAGCCGCTGTCCGCGAAGCGGAGGGCCTCACAGTGGTGGTGCGCCGCGAGGAAGCCGAGCGTCTCGGACTGTCCTACGACTTCGAGGCCGCCTGGATCACCCTTCAGATTCACTCCGCGCTGGATGCGGTGGGCCTGACGGCAGCCGTCAGTTCCGCCCTGACCGCAGCCGGTATCAGCTGCAACGTCCTGGCAGGGTTCCATCACGACCACCTGCTGGTTCCATCCGCCGAACGCGGGCACGCCATGGAGGTGCTGCAGCGGCTGTCACAAGGGCTGGTCCTGCGGACGGAGATGCCAGCTGACCGTGAGGAGATCCTGGAGCTGACAGCCAGCGCGTTCTCGATCAGCCCGGTCACCGGACTGCCGGTCGGAGGAATCCCGGCGGAAGTGAAGCTGTTGCGCGAACTATTCGACTGCGACGGGTATCTTCCCGAGTTCAGCATCGTGGCCGAGATCGGCGGGGAGATCGTGGGGCACATCATCAGCACCCGCGCTTGGCTCGGAAATCTCGAACTTTTGGGACTCGGCCCCATCAGCGTCCAGCCGCACCTGCAGCGGCGCGGCATCGGATCTGCGCTCTTGAAGGAGACCGCCCGACGGGCCGAGGACGCGGGCGAACCGGGCATCGCCTTGCTGGGCAGCGCTGATTTCTATCCGCGCTTCGGATATCTTCCGGCCAGCCAACTGGGCGTGACGGCGCCCGACCCCGTGTGGGGAGACCATTTCCAGTTGTTGCCTCTTACGACATGGCCCGACGGCGTCAGCGGCACCTTCCGCTATGCAGAGCCGTTCGAAGCGCTCCAGGGGCGCCGGACTCCTGGCCTTTGA
- the eno gene encoding phosphopyruvate hydratase, translating to MALIDAIHAREILDSRGNPTVEVEVLLSDGQIGRAAVPSGASTGEHEAVELRDGDKGRYLGKGVQKAVDAVIDEIAPALIGFDATDQRSIDQAMIDLDGTPNKGKLGANAILGVSLAVASAAAASADLPLYKYLGGPNAHVLPVPLMNILNGGSHADSDVDIQEFMIVPIGAETFSEGLRWGVEVYHNLKSVLQAKGLSTGLGDEGGFAPNLPSNRAALDLIQEAIKNAGYTPGKDIALALDVASSEFYKDGAYQFEGKALSATEMSAYYAELVADYPLVSIEDPLDENDWEGWKTLTETIGDKVQLVGDDLFVTNPVRLQQGIDAATANSLLVKVNQIGSLTETLDAVSLAQRSGYTTITSHRSGETEDTTIADIAVATNAGQIKTGAPARSERVAKYNQLLRIEEELDDAARYAGRSAFPRFKG from the coding sequence ATGGCGCTTATCGATGCCATCCACGCCCGCGAGATCCTTGATTCCCGCGGAAACCCGACAGTAGAAGTTGAAGTTCTGCTTTCCGATGGCCAGATCGGCCGCGCGGCAGTTCCCTCCGGTGCTTCCACCGGCGAGCACGAAGCCGTTGAACTGCGCGACGGCGACAAGGGCCGTTACCTCGGCAAGGGCGTCCAGAAGGCCGTTGACGCGGTCATCGACGAAATCGCCCCGGCCCTCATTGGCTTCGACGCGACGGACCAGCGCAGCATCGACCAGGCCATGATCGACCTCGACGGCACCCCGAACAAGGGCAAGCTCGGCGCCAACGCCATCCTTGGTGTTTCCCTCGCCGTGGCCAGCGCCGCCGCCGCATCCGCAGACCTGCCCCTGTACAAGTACCTGGGCGGTCCGAACGCCCACGTCCTTCCCGTCCCGCTGATGAACATCCTCAACGGTGGCTCCCACGCCGACTCGGACGTCGACATCCAGGAATTCATGATCGTCCCGATCGGCGCCGAGACCTTCTCCGAAGGCCTGCGCTGGGGCGTTGAGGTCTACCACAACCTCAAGTCCGTCCTGCAGGCCAAGGGCCTGTCCACGGGCCTCGGCGACGAAGGCGGCTTCGCGCCGAACCTCCCGTCCAACCGCGCCGCGCTGGACCTGATCCAGGAAGCCATCAAGAACGCCGGCTACACCCCGGGCAAGGACATCGCCCTCGCGCTGGACGTCGCCTCCTCCGAGTTCTACAAGGATGGCGCCTACCAGTTCGAAGGCAAGGCCCTCTCGGCCACCGAGATGAGCGCCTACTACGCCGAGCTCGTTGCAGACTACCCGCTGGTCTCCATTGAGGACCCGCTGGACGAGAACGACTGGGAAGGCTGGAAGACCCTCACCGAGACCATCGGTGACAAGGTCCAGCTGGTTGGCGACGACCTCTTCGTGACCAACCCTGTCCGCCTGCAGCAGGGCATCGACGCCGCCACCGCGAACTCGCTGCTCGTCAAGGTCAACCAGATTGGCTCCCTGACCGAAACCCTGGACGCCGTTTCCCTGGCCCAGCGTTCCGGCTACACCACCATCACCTCGCACCGCTCCGGCGAAACCGAGGACACCACCATTGCTGACATCGCCGTTGCCACCAACGCGGGCCAGATCAAGACAGGTGCCCCGGCCCGCTCCGAGCGCGTCGCGAAGTACAACCAGCTGCTGCGCATCGAAGAAGAACTCGATGACGCCGCACGCTACGCCGGCCGCAGCGCTTTCCCGCGTTTCAAGGGCTAG
- a CDS encoding DUF501 domain-containing protein — protein MAAPVENNSAPASQESRKPSAHDLEVLSRQLGRPVRDVVEIPARCVCGNPLVAATAPRLSNGTPFPTTFYLTHPVITAAVSRLEAGGLMNEMNERLTADKPLATAYQGAHEAYLRARDEIAGRAGTGPVPEIAGVSAGGMPTRVKCLHVLVGHSLAAGPGVNPLGDEAIEAISEWWTADRCYCDGAWDSAGEAPSKDLSRHGPQGLPDIVGRPAPVRKSKTADAFSDEPIAGEHDA, from the coding sequence ATGGCAGCGCCAGTGGAAAACAACTCGGCACCTGCATCGCAGGAGTCCCGCAAGCCATCAGCTCACGACCTGGAAGTACTCAGCCGCCAGCTCGGACGGCCTGTCCGCGACGTTGTCGAAATCCCCGCCCGCTGCGTGTGCGGCAACCCGTTGGTCGCGGCGACTGCTCCGCGTTTGAGCAATGGCACACCGTTTCCGACGACGTTCTACCTGACGCACCCCGTCATTACCGCCGCAGTGTCGCGGCTGGAAGCGGGCGGGCTCATGAATGAAATGAATGAACGGCTCACGGCAGACAAGCCCTTGGCAACGGCCTACCAGGGCGCCCACGAGGCCTATCTTCGCGCGCGTGACGAAATTGCCGGACGTGCCGGGACTGGACCTGTCCCGGAGATCGCGGGGGTCTCCGCCGGCGGAATGCCCACGCGCGTCAAATGCCTCCACGTCTTGGTTGGCCATTCCCTGGCAGCCGGCCCCGGAGTCAATCCGCTCGGCGACGAGGCCATTGAAGCGATCAGCGAATGGTGGACCGCGGACCGCTGCTACTGCGACGGCGCTTGGGACAGCGCGGGCGAGGCCCCGTCCAAGGACCTCAGTCGCCACGGCCCGCAGGGGCTTCCGGACATCGTGGGCCGTCCGGCACCTGTCCGCAAGTCCAAGACCGCCGATGCATTTTCGGACGAGCCGATTGCAGGGGAGCACGACGCATGA
- a CDS encoding DedA family protein gives MLEHAAGQPWIYPVLLVFFFIDGFATILPSETAIVGLSALAMHRGEPNLWILGATALVGAMAGDNTAYMLGRKIGLDRWKWMRKPKVRKMFAWAHYELDKRGAVLIFTARYIPWGRVAVNYVAGQTGFRHKTFFWLDAFACFTWVGYSIGIGSLAGHWVHNNPLLGVGIAVAFAVVLGVIVDHTLRWWHKHLEKKDAEKKEAASAEAAAADSGTAVKAIAGVERSNPAG, from the coding sequence ATGCTCGAGCACGCCGCCGGGCAACCGTGGATCTACCCGGTGCTCCTGGTTTTCTTCTTCATCGACGGCTTTGCCACGATCCTTCCCAGTGAGACCGCGATCGTGGGGCTCTCGGCCTTAGCAATGCACCGGGGCGAGCCCAATCTGTGGATCCTCGGCGCTACGGCGCTGGTCGGGGCCATGGCCGGCGACAACACGGCCTACATGCTGGGCCGCAAGATCGGCTTGGACCGCTGGAAATGGATGCGCAAGCCGAAGGTCCGGAAGATGTTCGCCTGGGCACACTACGAGCTGGACAAACGCGGCGCCGTGCTCATCTTCACCGCACGGTATATTCCGTGGGGCCGTGTGGCAGTGAACTACGTCGCTGGACAAACCGGGTTCCGCCACAAGACCTTCTTCTGGCTGGATGCCTTCGCCTGCTTCACCTGGGTAGGATATTCGATCGGGATTGGATCGCTGGCCGGCCACTGGGTGCACAACAACCCGCTGCTCGGCGTGGGGATTGCCGTGGCGTTCGCCGTGGTGCTCGGTGTCATTGTGGACCACACCCTCCGTTGGTGGCACAAGCACCTTGAGAAGAAGGATGCTGAGAAGAAGGAAGCAGCTTCCGCGGAAGCAGCCGCGGCAGATTCAGGTACCGCAGTCAAGGCGATTGCCGGCGTCGAGCGCTCAAACCCTGCTGGCTAA
- a CDS encoding MazG nucleotide pyrophosphohydrolase domain-containing protein, with product MTVLVQKIASLREHCPWMGALTHESLVEYLIEEAYEVVDSIEAGASGSDTSDELRGELGDVLLQVVLHARLAEEQGRFTFDDVARAITEKMVRRNPHVFRPDGSLQDSFPATVEEIVEKWDAVKKAEKPERSDPFEGIPPHLPALALAQKSLDRAERAARSGGPERPGRPVAAVEVPDSEAALGDLLLAVVAGSKEKGFDAERALRAAVRRYQGRDGGAT from the coding sequence ATGACGGTGCTTGTGCAAAAGATCGCCTCTTTGCGCGAGCACTGTCCCTGGATGGGTGCGCTGACCCACGAATCCCTGGTCGAGTACTTGATCGAGGAAGCGTACGAGGTGGTCGACTCGATCGAGGCGGGGGCCTCCGGCTCCGATACTTCGGATGAACTTCGCGGCGAGCTGGGCGATGTGCTGCTTCAAGTGGTGCTCCACGCCCGGCTCGCCGAGGAGCAAGGACGGTTCACGTTCGACGACGTCGCGCGCGCCATTACAGAGAAGATGGTGCGGCGCAACCCCCATGTCTTCAGGCCGGACGGATCCTTGCAGGATTCCTTCCCGGCCACCGTGGAGGAGATTGTCGAAAAGTGGGATGCAGTGAAGAAGGCCGAAAAGCCCGAGCGCTCGGATCCCTTCGAAGGCATTCCACCCCACCTTCCGGCCCTAGCCTTGGCGCAGAAGTCCCTTGACCGTGCCGAGCGCGCTGCTCGCTCAGGCGGTCCGGAACGGCCTGGCCGCCCGGTTGCGGCGGTGGAGGTTCCAGACTCGGAAGCTGCGCTTGGAGACTTACTGCTTGCCGTCGTCGCGGGCTCGAAAGAAAAGGGATTCGACGCCGAACGGGCCTTGCGTGCCGCTGTCCGCCGCTACCAAGGACGCGACGGCGGAGCCACATAA
- a CDS encoding adenosine deaminase, whose protein sequence is MTEPIVDAAPALDFDLKSLPKVSLHDHLDGGLRPATIIELADAVGHTLPSTDPVALGQWFRESADSGSLVRYLETFDHTIAVMQTKEGLARVAKEFVEDLADDGVVYGEIRWAPEQHLQKGLTLDEVVDAVQEGLDAGVDAVEESGRQIQVGQLITAMRHADRGQEIAELAVRHRHNGAVGFDIAGAEAGFLPSRFKDAFTYLAEHNFPATVHAGEAAGLDSIQSALVDGRALRLGHGVRIAEDITVEYEDAEGEEADDDSDDTVGMVTLGEVAGWVRDRGIALEICPSSNLQTGAIANFGEGIENHPLDMLYQLGFNVTINTDNRLMSGVTLTDEFELLVETFDYDLDDLLELTLNAAESSFLPLDEKEALVEYINDAYANLA, encoded by the coding sequence GTGACTGAGCCTATTGTTGATGCCGCCCCTGCCCTTGATTTCGACCTGAAGAGCCTCCCGAAGGTTTCCCTTCACGACCATTTGGACGGGGGACTGCGCCCGGCCACCATCATCGAGCTGGCGGATGCCGTCGGCCACACCCTGCCTTCCACGGATCCTGTAGCTCTTGGCCAGTGGTTCCGGGAGTCCGCAGATTCCGGTTCCTTGGTCCGTTATCTCGAAACCTTTGACCACACGATTGCCGTCATGCAGACCAAGGAAGGCCTGGCGCGGGTCGCCAAGGAGTTCGTGGAGGACTTGGCGGACGACGGCGTTGTGTACGGCGAGATCCGCTGGGCACCTGAGCAGCACCTGCAGAAGGGCCTCACCTTGGACGAGGTTGTGGACGCTGTCCAGGAAGGGCTCGACGCCGGCGTGGATGCCGTTGAGGAGTCCGGCCGCCAGATCCAGGTGGGCCAGCTCATCACGGCGATGCGCCACGCGGACCGCGGCCAGGAGATCGCCGAGCTCGCCGTGCGGCACCGGCACAACGGCGCGGTCGGTTTCGACATCGCCGGAGCCGAAGCTGGCTTCCTGCCTTCCCGTTTCAAGGACGCTTTCACCTACCTCGCAGAACACAACTTCCCGGCTACCGTGCACGCCGGCGAAGCAGCAGGCCTGGACAGCATCCAGTCCGCCCTGGTGGACGGGCGCGCCCTGCGCTTGGGTCACGGCGTCCGTATCGCCGAGGACATCACCGTTGAATACGAAGATGCCGAGGGCGAAGAAGCCGACGACGACTCCGATGACACCGTTGGCATGGTCACCTTGGGTGAGGTGGCCGGCTGGGTCCGCGACCGCGGAATTGCGCTGGAAATCTGCCCCTCGTCCAACCTGCAGACCGGAGCGATCGCGAACTTCGGCGAAGGAATCGAGAACCACCCGTTGGACATGCTCTACCAGCTGGGCTTCAACGTCACCATCAACACTGACAACCGGCTCATGAGCGGCGTCACGCTCACCGACGAGTTCGAGCTTCTCGTGGAGACCTTCGACTACGATCTCGACGACCTCCTGGAACTGACCCTTAACGCGGCCGAGTCGTCGTTCCTGCCGTTGGACGAAAAAGAAGCGTTGGTGGAGTACATCAACGACGCCTACGCCAACCTTGCCTGA
- a CDS encoding FtsB family cell division protein, whose product MATRRPKVPRADALGRSPQKNPDGGHVIRADFGESRKATPTPQEAPAHAGSKTSSTAKPEGSAQSKPKPASKAHPGKDKATGPVPAKAFSGRMLALAVVMVAITIMLAPTVKIFLEKKAEISALEADIASKQAEQAGLKKQITRWQDPNYVKQQARDRINMVMPGEAGYWVFGGGVPAGTPGGRTGSGASGSPANLPWVDGLWESIRRSATD is encoded by the coding sequence ATGGCCACCCGCCGTCCCAAGGTCCCCCGAGCCGACGCACTGGGGCGGTCGCCCCAAAAGAACCCTGACGGCGGCCATGTCATCCGTGCCGACTTCGGCGAGTCCCGTAAGGCAACGCCTACGCCGCAGGAGGCCCCGGCTCACGCTGGTTCCAAGACGTCGTCCACCGCCAAGCCCGAAGGCAGCGCCCAAAGCAAACCCAAGCCTGCCTCAAAGGCCCACCCCGGCAAGGACAAAGCGACCGGCCCCGTGCCCGCAAAGGCCTTCTCAGGGCGCATGCTTGCACTCGCCGTGGTGATGGTCGCGATCACCATCATGCTCGCGCCCACGGTCAAGATTTTCCTGGAAAAAAAGGCGGAAATCTCCGCCCTGGAGGCCGACATCGCGAGCAAGCAGGCCGAGCAAGCAGGCCTCAAGAAGCAGATCACCCGCTGGCAGGACCCCAACTACGTGAAACAACAGGCCCGCGACCGCATTAACATGGTTATGCCGGGTGAAGCAGGCTACTGGGTGTTTGGCGGCGGAGTTCCCGCCGGCACACCGGGCGGACGCACCGGCTCAGGAGCTTCCGGAAGCCCCGCCAATCTGCCGTGGGTGGATGGGCTGTGGGAATCCATCAGACGCTCGGCAACAGACTAG